In Gemmatimonadaceae bacterium, one genomic interval encodes:
- a CDS encoding L,D-transpeptidase family protein, whose translation MMRLGYRVVIVPALVLATLGMTAFRADRVDGQSAVAKRPAAGLKLTAVLSEHRLDVTRGDSLLGTYDISIGKDEHPTPNGTFKIKKLIWNPRWVPPDAEWAKNKTAKAPGDKLNPMKVVKIFFKEPDYYIHGTADLNSLGGRASHGCLRMNPTEAAEVARWIMAHGGAPRPENWFLRVLHSRREEKVVYLRTPVSLTITK comes from the coding sequence ATGATGAGACTTGGTTATAGAGTAGTGATAGTTCCCGCCCTGGTGCTGGCTACGCTGGGTATGACCGCTTTCCGGGCCGACAGGGTCGACGGGCAATCCGCCGTCGCGAAGCGACCGGCGGCGGGTCTGAAGCTGACGGCGGTCCTCTCGGAGCATCGCCTCGATGTGACGCGCGGCGATTCGCTGCTTGGTACTTACGACATCTCGATTGGAAAGGATGAGCATCCAACCCCAAACGGAACGTTCAAGATCAAGAAGCTCATCTGGAACCCGCGATGGGTCCCGCCTGACGCAGAGTGGGCGAAGAACAAGACAGCGAAGGCGCCCGGCGACAAGCTGAATCCGATGAAAGTCGTGAAGATTTTTTTCAAGGAGCCGGATTACTACATCCATGGTACCGCTGACCTCAACAGCCTTGGGGGAAGGGCCTCGCATGGGTGTCTGCGAATGAACCCGACAGAGGCGGCAGAGGTGGCGCGCTGGATAATGGCGCATGGCGGCGCGCCGCGGCCGGAAAACTGGTTCTTGCGGGTGTTGCATTCCCGCCGGGAAGAAAAAGTGGTCTATCTCAGGACCCCGGTTTCGCTCACCATCACTAAGTAA
- a CDS encoding ferritin-like domain-containing protein, producing MAKTGHRSTQTENTMELDTLKDLYIEELKDLYSAENQIIKALPKMIKASGHSELKRAFTKHLKQSETHVKRLEKVCKQLGVSPKGKKCIGMEGLLKEGTELIKDKPDEDVLDAGLIASAQHVEHYEMAGYGCVRTYARQLGYHDQAVLLQTTLDEEGDCDKLLTEIAERSINIQAEM from the coding sequence ATGGCAAAAACCGGTCATCGCTCAACCCAAACGGAGAATACCATGGAGCTCGATACCCTCAAGGACCTTTACATCGAAGAATTAAAGGATCTCTACAGTGCGGAGAATCAGATCATCAAGGCACTGCCTAAAATGATCAAGGCATCCGGGCATTCCGAGCTCAAGCGGGCCTTTACGAAGCATCTGAAACAGTCCGAGACCCATGTCAAAAGGCTTGAGAAGGTGTGCAAGCAGCTTGGCGTCAGCCCGAAAGGAAAGAAATGCATCGGCATGGAGGGCTTGTTAAAGGAGGGCACCGAGCTCATCAAGGACAAGCCGGACGAGGATGTTCTGGATGCTGGCCTCATCGCGTCGGCCCAGCACGTGGAGCATTACGAAATGGCCGGCTATGGATGCGTCAGAACCTATGCGCGCCAGCTGGGTTACCACGACCAGGCGGTATTGCTGCAGACCACACTCGACGAGGAAGGCGATTGCGACAAGCTGTTGACTGAAATTGCCGAGAGGTCGATCAATATTCAGGCGGAGATGTAG
- the pyk gene encoding pyruvate kinase, protein MTSAHIPRTKIVCTIGPASATEDGIRGLMEAGMNVARLNFSHGMHHQHAEMIETIRRVSTTLSRPVAILGDLQGPRIRVGDIPGTIHVAQGEDITLVHEGLETEGEIPITYDQLALDVKVGDRILVDDGLIELIAMEVAAPRVRTRVLHGGGINPHKGLNLPGVQVSAPSITLKDEADIAFAIENELDYLALSFVRRAQDIEQLRSMVPRGLLIVAKIEKDIALANIESIIIASDAVMVARGDLGVELPFEEVPGAQKRIIGLANRLGRPVITATQMLESMITHPRPTRAEASDVANAILDGTDAVMLSAETAVGEYPRLAVEAMRRIITEVEKHPPPAKPMRDSNREVNGGVTTEVAIAAATTAAVDMLNAPLVVVFTKSGFSARIVAAHRPGVSILVLTDQPRTYRQLALVWGVIPELVPHCENYEEMMERAKEAVVRRELAVTGDRIIVTAGVPFDRPGTTNLLKVETV, encoded by the coding sequence GTGACATCGGCGCACATCCCGCGCACCAAGATCGTCTGCACTATTGGGCCGGCCAGCGCGACTGAAGACGGCATCCGGGGGCTGATGGAGGCGGGCATGAATGTGGCCCGCCTCAACTTTTCGCACGGCATGCATCATCAGCATGCCGAGATGATCGAGACCATCCGCAGGGTATCCACCACTCTGTCGCGCCCGGTGGCGATTCTGGGCGACCTGCAGGGACCCCGTATTCGGGTTGGGGACATTCCCGGCACGATTCACGTTGCCCAGGGTGAAGACATCACGCTCGTGCATGAAGGCCTCGAGACAGAGGGTGAGATCCCGATCACCTACGACCAGCTGGCGTTGGATGTCAAAGTCGGCGACCGCATTCTCGTGGACGATGGCCTGATCGAGCTCATCGCAATGGAAGTCGCCGCCCCGCGGGTGAGAACGCGCGTTCTTCACGGGGGGGGTATCAATCCCCATAAGGGACTCAACCTGCCGGGAGTGCAGGTGTCGGCTCCGTCGATAACGCTCAAGGATGAGGCGGACATTGCTTTTGCCATCGAGAACGAGCTCGACTACCTCGCGCTCAGCTTCGTTCGGCGCGCGCAGGATATCGAGCAGCTCCGATCGATGGTTCCGCGTGGTCTCCTTATCGTGGCGAAGATTGAAAAAGACATTGCGCTGGCCAACATCGAGAGCATCATCATCGCCTCGGATGCGGTGATGGTGGCGCGCGGCGATCTCGGTGTCGAGCTTCCGTTCGAGGAAGTTCCGGGAGCCCAAAAGCGCATTATCGGACTGGCAAACAGGCTCGGTCGTCCGGTTATCACGGCGACGCAGATGCTGGAGTCGATGATCACGCATCCCCGCCCGACGCGCGCCGAAGCAAGCGACGTTGCCAATGCGATTCTCGACGGCACGGACGCCGTCATGCTGTCGGCGGAAACAGCGGTGGGGGAGTATCCGCGCCTGGCCGTCGAGGCAATGCGCAGGATCATCACTGAAGTGGAAAAACACCCGCCGCCGGCAAAGCCCATGCGCGACAGCAATCGCGAAGTGAATGGAGGCGTGACGACGGAGGTGGCCATTGCTGCAGCCACAACGGCAGCGGTGGACATGCTGAATGCTCCGCTCGTCGTTGTATTCACCAAGAGCGGCTTCTCAGCACGCATTGTCGCTGCCCACCGTCCAGGCGTATCGATTCTTGTGCTAACCGACCAGCCACGAACGTATCGGCAACTCGCGCTCGTTTGGGGCGTCATCCCCGAGCTCGTTCCGCATTGCGAGAACTATGAGGAGATGATGGAGCGGGCAAAGGAGGCGGTTGTTCGCCGCGAGCTCGCTGTTACGGGCGACAGGATCATCGTGACGGCTGGTGTACCATTCGACCGGCCAGGTACGACCAATCTGCTGAAGGTCGAAACGGTGTGA
- a CDS encoding YHS domain-containing protein produces the protein MKDPVCGMTVTKDTAAGEAEHEGKTYYFCSSDCRQQFEAEPEKYAHRKSAGGNAGGDIDIEHHEPPFTKSGGMVSPKFGSAGSGGAEYERLPEQHDK, from the coding sequence ATGAAAGACCCTGTATGCGGAATGACGGTAACGAAAGACACCGCCGCCGGCGAAGCGGAACACGAAGGTAAGACCTACTACTTCTGCTCCAGTGACTGCAGGCAGCAGTTTGAAGCTGAGCCGGAAAAGTATGCGCACAGGAAATCAGCCGGAGGGAACGCCGGCGGCGACATCGATATCGAGCATCACGAGCCGCCGTTCACCAAGTCAGGCGGAATGGTCTCCCCAAAGTTCGGTTCGGCCGGCAGCGGCGGCGCCGAGTATGAGCGTCTTCCCGAGCAGCACGACAAGTAG
- a CDS encoding DUF2911 domain-containing protein translates to MPSVRSLLATAMLAGSASVAGAQTPPAPPAAAAQPPAIPRAAPSTRASVEVLISMRMIGGNWRAAAAVSGPARIAIDYGQPHARGRAVFGDLVPFDSTWRSGANVATHLTTEVDLTIGNSFVPRGVYSLFTIPSRTGWKLVISKQVFEWGTDYDARQDLARVDMRVRSVATPLESLTWWLIPTPENAPSTTLPHGILKLGWGTVEATTEWRVGR, encoded by the coding sequence ATGCCATCTGTACGCAGTCTTCTTGCAACCGCGATGCTTGCGGGTTCCGCGTCGGTCGCCGGCGCCCAGACGCCTCCTGCGCCACCAGCCGCAGCCGCGCAGCCGCCTGCCATCCCGAGAGCGGCCCCCAGCACCCGCGCATCCGTGGAAGTGCTCATCAGCATGCGGATGATAGGCGGGAATTGGCGCGCCGCTGCCGCGGTCTCTGGCCCGGCACGCATCGCCATCGATTACGGCCAGCCACATGCCCGCGGGCGCGCCGTCTTCGGCGATCTCGTCCCTTTCGATTCGACGTGGAGATCGGGTGCCAACGTCGCAACCCATCTCACCACCGAAGTCGACCTCACGATCGGTAACTCTTTTGTACCGCGTGGTGTCTATTCGCTGTTTACTATTCCATCGCGGACCGGGTGGAAGCTCGTGATCAGCAAACAGGTGTTCGAATGGGGTACTGACTACGACGCGCGCCAGGATCTTGCCCGCGTGGACATGAGGGTGCGGTCAGTGGCTACACCTCTCGAGAGTCTGACATGGTGGTTGATTCCCACACCGGAAAACGCTCCGTCGACGACGCTTCCTCACGGTATCCTCAAGCTCGGCTGGGGAACCGTGGAGGCCACCACCGAGTGGCGCGTTGGACGGTAA
- the tal gene encoding transaldolase, producing MPINRLAKLHEEGQSIWLDNIDRTMLYDGTLGQRIEEDSLTGMTSNPTIFEKALAEGESYDEQLMGAEAGLSPSQLFELVETTDVRRACDLFASTYEATNGSDGYVSIEVSPGVAHECNQTVDEACRLWQSVGRPNVMVKVPGTAQGTLAVRQLISEGINVNITLLFSLAAHDGVIDAYMSGIEDRIAAGKSVNGIFSVGSFFVSRVDTEVDVRLDELIKSANPADKDRIKLLKGRAAVANAKLAYRLFTRRFAEPRWEALAARGARVQQPLWASTGVKNPAYRDVLYVEELIGPDTVNTMPPKLIDAFRDHGDVQRTVDRRLGAAEGVLREIEAVGVSMESVTDKLLIDGLSSFQKSFDTLIGGIGQKMSQLTARQ from the coding sequence ATGCCCATTAACAGGCTTGCAAAGCTCCACGAAGAAGGCCAGTCCATCTGGCTCGACAATATCGACCGGACGATGCTCTACGATGGAACCCTTGGACAGAGAATCGAAGAGGATTCACTCACGGGGATGACATCCAACCCGACAATCTTCGAGAAAGCGCTCGCCGAAGGCGAGTCTTACGACGAGCAGCTGATGGGTGCTGAAGCCGGGTTGTCTCCTTCGCAGTTGTTCGAGCTCGTCGAAACCACAGACGTTCGTCGTGCATGCGATCTGTTCGCCAGCACGTACGAGGCGACCAACGGATCCGATGGCTATGTCTCGATAGAAGTCTCGCCCGGCGTTGCGCACGAATGCAATCAGACGGTCGACGAGGCGTGCCGTCTCTGGCAATCTGTCGGCCGGCCCAACGTCATGGTAAAAGTGCCCGGTACTGCCCAGGGAACCCTTGCTGTGAGGCAGCTCATTTCGGAAGGGATCAATGTCAACATCACGCTGCTGTTCTCGCTGGCTGCGCACGACGGCGTAATTGACGCGTACATGTCTGGTATCGAGGACCGCATCGCGGCAGGAAAATCCGTCAACGGCATTTTTTCTGTCGGGAGCTTCTTCGTCAGCAGGGTCGACACCGAAGTCGACGTGCGGCTCGACGAGCTGATCAAGTCCGCGAATCCTGCTGACAAGGATCGCATAAAGCTCCTGAAGGGTCGCGCCGCGGTTGCAAATGCCAAGCTCGCTTATCGATTGTTTACCAGACGATTTGCCGAGCCCAGATGGGAGGCACTTGCAGCCCGGGGAGCGCGGGTTCAACAGCCGCTCTGGGCGAGCACCGGCGTCAAGAATCCCGCCTATCGCGACGTGCTGTACGTGGAGGAGTTGATCGGACCCGATACAGTCAATACGATGCCGCCAAAGCTCATCGACGCGTTCCGCGATCACGGAGACGTGCAGCGAACCGTAGACAGGAGACTCGGGGCGGCCGAAGGCGTGCTTCGGGAAATCGAGGCGGTTGGAGTGTCGATGGAATCGGTCACCGACAAGCTTCTGATCGACGGGCTTTCAAGCTTCCAGAAGTCCTTTGACACACTCATCGGCGGCATCGGACAGAAGATGAGTCAGTTGACAGCGCGGCAGTGA
- a CDS encoding glucose-6-phosphate isomerase, whose product MSIRIDYSNMIGAGVGGLDEAAWGDAAQAFSAAHADFTRLREARAVGFADVVSEPALRQQVTDYVASARGAHDDIVVLGIGGSALGPIALRTSLRPSGWNMLSAAERGGFPRLHVLDNVDPVTISALLGQLALSRTLFVVTSKSGGTAETMSQFLIVAGRLRDAGIPITDRFVFITDPAQGALRPLAAAEGIPALDIPSNVGGRFSVLTPVGMLPAALVGVDVGELLDGAAAMAARCDTDELRQNPAGVFATLQWMADTRNGKLINVFMPYSDQLRDFAAWFVQLWAESLGKQKPDGTFVGPTPLAALGATDQHSQVQLFMEGPMNKTVTFVAIVERSMDVTIPAGFGHITELGYLGSHTLGELIDVEQRATAGALARRKRPNMTIMLDRVDPWHVGGLMMMLELATAYAGQLYGIDAFNQPGVELGKQFAYALLGRPGSDDARREWESLPAADPRWTV is encoded by the coding sequence ATGAGTATCCGCATCGACTACTCCAACATGATCGGCGCAGGCGTGGGTGGCCTCGACGAAGCCGCATGGGGCGACGCTGCCCAGGCATTCAGCGCGGCCCATGCCGATTTCACACGGCTTCGGGAGGCCCGAGCGGTGGGCTTTGCGGACGTCGTTTCCGAACCGGCGCTTCGCCAGCAAGTTACTGACTACGTTGCCTCGGCCCGTGGTGCCCACGACGACATCGTCGTTCTGGGCATTGGCGGTTCGGCACTAGGGCCCATCGCGCTGAGAACCTCTCTGAGGCCCAGCGGCTGGAACATGCTCTCTGCGGCGGAGCGCGGTGGATTTCCGCGCCTGCACGTACTCGACAACGTCGACCCGGTGACGATCAGCGCGCTGCTCGGCCAGCTGGCACTGTCGCGCACACTTTTCGTCGTAACTTCCAAATCCGGTGGTACCGCGGAGACGATGTCGCAGTTTCTCATCGTCGCCGGGCGGCTCCGGGACGCCGGCATCCCCATCACCGACCGGTTCGTCTTCATCACCGATCCGGCGCAGGGAGCCTTGCGACCGCTGGCGGCTGCCGAAGGGATTCCAGCACTCGACATACCTTCGAATGTAGGAGGGCGATTCAGCGTACTTACGCCCGTGGGAATGCTTCCCGCGGCGCTGGTGGGCGTCGATGTGGGCGAGCTGCTCGACGGCGCCGCCGCAATGGCGGCTCGCTGCGACACCGATGAGTTGCGACAGAATCCGGCGGGGGTGTTCGCTACCCTGCAGTGGATGGCCGATACCCGCAACGGCAAGCTGATTAACGTCTTCATGCCCTATTCCGACCAGCTTCGCGATTTCGCGGCGTGGTTTGTCCAGCTGTGGGCAGAGAGTCTGGGCAAGCAAAAGCCCGACGGCACCTTTGTCGGGCCAACGCCTCTCGCCGCGCTTGGCGCCACCGACCAGCACAGCCAGGTGCAGCTTTTCATGGAAGGTCCGATGAACAAGACAGTGACATTCGTGGCGATCGTGGAACGATCGATGGACGTGACAATTCCAGCCGGCTTCGGCCATATCACAGAGCTTGGATATCTGGGGTCCCATACACTCGGCGAGCTTATCGATGTCGAGCAGCGTGCCACCGCCGGGGCGCTTGCCCGGCGAAAGCGGCCGAACATGACTATCATGCTCGACCGGGTGGACCCGTGGCATGTCGGCGGGTTGATGATGATGCTCGAGCTGGCGACTGCTTACGCGGGTCAGCTATACGGAATCGACGCGTTCAATCAACCCGGTGTCGAGCTTGGGAAGCAGTTCGCGTATGCGCTTCTTGGCAGACCCGGCTCGGATGACGCGCGCAGGGAATGGGAATCGTTGCCCGCGGCCGATCCGCGCTGGACAGTCTGA
- a CDS encoding vitamin B12-dependent ribonucleotide reductase translates to MHVPSTPPPGRAQLNQNARTVIEKRYLIKDGYGKPTEQPEDMFWRVSSTVAEADRRYGSNDGDVTAAANEFYELMTQRRFEPNSPTLMNAGRPLGQLSACFVLPVEDALSNGQNGIYDTLRSMALIHQSGGGTGFGFSRLRGTGAMVRSTTGVASGPVSFMKLYDASTDAVKQGGTRRGANMGILRVDHPDVMQFIACKEDLTQITNFNISVAVTDAFMAAVRAGTSYDLVDPSSGSVVGQMDAREVWDRMIDGAWRTGEPGCFFIDEANRHNPVPHVGSYEATNPCGEQPLLPYDVCNLGSINIGCYINDGQMDLDGLALDIHKCVRFLDNIIDVNKYPLPEIDALSKRIRRIGFGIMGFADALIKLGLPYNSDEGVEFGRELQEFVDIESKRESERLAHARGPFPEWARSIWGPDETCARDAAGKRIRPMQMLRNCNVNTIAPTGTISIIAGCSSGIEPLFAVAFMRNQAGAMMPDVNEDFLEISRREGWYSDELIEKIARQGHIHFEEVPDKWQRVFVTAHDIAPEWHVRMQSAFQENCDSAISKTTNFSHAATREDVRAIYELAYDLKCKGVTVYRDGSRDNQVLSTGATDKAKAEREGSMDARGEIGDLKGTVAEHEAEIERLRKMLFDAEAENLQRRQKRARPHTLRGTTSRTETPLGTMFVNITEDDLGQPFEVFINLGKAGGAAMADVEAIGRLISLALRSGISIQAIHRQLRGIASDRAIGLGPNKVLSVPDAIGIALENWMRVKQGVQQELLRTETPGMQQSASAPLLNVPTGSAVSGGAQTQYDFENVNRDQSFMGTCPDCGSQMEFAEGCAKCHVCGFSECG, encoded by the coding sequence ATGCATGTGCCATCCACGCCACCACCCGGTCGCGCCCAGCTCAATCAGAATGCGCGCACGGTTATCGAAAAAAGGTATCTGATCAAGGACGGTTACGGCAAACCGACCGAGCAGCCCGAAGACATGTTCTGGCGGGTATCGAGCACTGTCGCAGAGGCCGACCGGCGATATGGGTCCAACGATGGCGATGTCACTGCTGCAGCAAACGAATTCTATGAGCTGATGACGCAGCGTCGCTTCGAGCCCAACTCGCCAACGCTGATGAACGCCGGCCGTCCGCTGGGCCAGCTTTCCGCGTGCTTCGTGCTGCCTGTGGAAGACGCGCTGTCCAACGGACAGAACGGTATCTACGATACTCTCCGTTCGATGGCCCTCATCCACCAGTCGGGTGGCGGCACCGGGTTCGGGTTTTCGCGGCTGCGGGGCACAGGTGCGATGGTGCGATCGACAACGGGCGTTGCCTCGGGACCAGTGTCGTTCATGAAGCTTTACGACGCATCAACCGATGCTGTAAAGCAGGGGGGCACCCGTCGTGGCGCCAACATGGGAATTCTGCGCGTCGATCACCCCGACGTCATGCAGTTTATCGCCTGCAAGGAAGATCTCACCCAGATCACCAATTTCAACATTTCGGTAGCGGTAACCGATGCGTTCATGGCGGCGGTGCGGGCGGGCACGAGCTACGATCTCGTCGACCCGTCGTCAGGCAGCGTCGTCGGCCAGATGGATGCTCGCGAGGTATGGGACAGGATGATTGACGGCGCATGGCGCACGGGCGAGCCGGGATGCTTCTTCATCGACGAAGCCAACCGGCACAACCCCGTCCCACACGTTGGAAGCTATGAGGCGACGAATCCGTGCGGCGAACAGCCGCTTCTTCCATACGATGTATGCAACCTTGGATCGATCAACATCGGATGCTACATCAATGATGGCCAGATGGATCTCGACGGCCTTGCGCTCGATATCCACAAGTGTGTTCGCTTCCTCGACAACATCATCGATGTCAACAAGTATCCGCTGCCCGAGATCGATGCCCTCTCGAAGCGCATTCGCCGCATCGGTTTCGGCATCATGGGCTTTGCCGATGCACTCATAAAGCTTGGGCTCCCATACAATTCCGATGAAGGCGTGGAATTCGGCCGTGAGCTTCAGGAGTTCGTCGATATCGAGTCGAAGCGCGAGAGCGAGCGTCTGGCACACGCGCGCGGCCCGTTCCCGGAATGGGCGCGATCGATATGGGGCCCGGATGAGACGTGCGCCCGCGATGCGGCCGGGAAGCGTATCCGTCCGATGCAGATGCTCCGCAACTGCAACGTGAACACCATCGCCCCCACCGGTACGATCTCCATCATTGCGGGTTGCTCGTCGGGAATCGAGCCACTTTTTGCGGTCGCGTTCATGCGGAATCAGGCCGGCGCGATGATGCCGGATGTAAACGAGGACTTCCTCGAGATTTCAAGGCGCGAAGGCTGGTACTCAGACGAGCTGATTGAAAAGATCGCGAGGCAGGGTCACATCCATTTCGAGGAAGTTCCCGACAAGTGGCAGCGGGTCTTCGTAACCGCGCACGACATTGCCCCTGAGTGGCACGTTCGAATGCAGTCTGCTTTCCAGGAGAACTGCGACTCGGCCATCTCCAAGACGACGAATTTTTCGCACGCGGCGACGCGCGAGGACGTGCGTGCCATTTATGAGCTTGCGTATGACCTCAAGTGCAAAGGCGTCACGGTGTATCGCGATGGCTCGCGCGACAATCAGGTCCTGTCCACCGGCGCAACGGACAAGGCGAAAGCCGAGCGTGAGGGAAGCATGGATGCACGGGGCGAGATTGGCGATCTCAAGGGCACCGTTGCGGAGCACGAAGCCGAGATAGAGCGCTTGCGTAAGATGTTGTTCGATGCCGAAGCGGAGAATCTGCAGCGCCGGCAGAAGCGGGCACGGCCTCACACGCTGCGCGGCACCACATCGCGCACGGAAACCCCGCTCGGCACCATGTTCGTCAATATTACCGAGGATGATCTGGGGCAGCCGTTCGAGGTATTCATCAACCTCGGCAAGGCCGGGGGTGCGGCAATGGCCGATGTCGAGGCGATTGGCCGGCTCATTTCGCTGGCGCTCCGATCCGGGATTTCGATACAGGCAATTCACCGCCAGCTCAGAGGCATTGCATCGGACCGCGCGATCGGGCTCGGGCCAAACAAGGTGCTCTCGGTTCCCGATGCGATCGGAATAGCGCTCGAAAACTGGATGCGTGTGAAACAGGGCGTGCAGCAGGAGCTACTGAGAACGGAGACTCCCGGCATGCAGCAATCGGCATCTGCTCCCTTGCTCAACGTGCCCACAGGGAGCGCCGTCTCAGGCGGAGCGCAGACTCAGTATGACTTTGAGAACGTGAATCGTGATCAGTCGTTCATGGGAACCTGCCCCGACTGCGGGTCTCAGATGGAATTCGCCGAGGGATGTGCGAAATGCCACGTCTGCGGTTTTTCGGAGTGCGGTTGA
- a CDS encoding class II fructose-bisphosphate aldolase, translating into MKGSVRVDDGVVTVNDEAVLASPAMDELVRAAVFGDQAGRENARWLIWEIGQTVGVVPSSIHELYLARGRGETGGYTVPAMNVRGMAYDTARAIFRTAIKLDAGAFICEIARSEIAYTDQRPSEYVAVLMAAALREGWRGPLFIQGDHFQVSAKKFAVDPVAEVDAVKQLALEAVSAGFYNIDIDTSTLVDLSKPELNEQQRTNYEQAAALALYVRGLQPEGIDISLGGEIGEVGTENSTVEELRAYMNGFNRTLENQAPGMAGLSKISVQSGTTHGGVVLADGTIADVKIDLDTLKILSDVARDDYGLAGAVQHGASTLSDNAFNNFPRTGTAEIHLATNFQTMLYDRIPAGLRAEIYEWLKTNAVDERKGTDSDEQFFYKTRKKALGPFKKRFWDLDAECKQVLADAYDAKFNFLFTQLGVAGTAGAAAKHVKIVRQHRQQPHEGMATVAAAPDDADLSD; encoded by the coding sequence ATGAAGGGCTCGGTCCGCGTCGACGACGGCGTGGTGACAGTGAATGATGAGGCCGTTCTCGCATCGCCGGCGATGGACGAGCTCGTTCGCGCGGCTGTTTTCGGCGATCAGGCCGGCCGGGAAAACGCGCGCTGGCTGATCTGGGAAATCGGGCAGACAGTGGGCGTTGTGCCGTCGTCGATTCACGAATTGTACCTGGCTCGCGGACGCGGCGAAACCGGTGGCTACACGGTACCGGCAATGAACGTCCGCGGGATGGCTTACGACACCGCCCGTGCGATATTCAGAACTGCAATCAAGCTCGATGCCGGGGCGTTTATCTGTGAGATCGCGCGGTCCGAGATCGCCTACACCGATCAGCGCCCGTCGGAGTATGTGGCGGTCCTGATGGCAGCTGCGCTGCGCGAAGGGTGGCGGGGTCCTCTGTTCATTCAGGGAGATCATTTTCAGGTGAGCGCAAAAAAATTCGCCGTCGACCCGGTGGCGGAGGTGGACGCTGTGAAACAGCTGGCCCTCGAGGCCGTGTCAGCAGGTTTCTACAACATCGATATCGATACTTCGACGCTGGTGGATTTGTCGAAACCGGAGCTGAACGAACAGCAGCGGACGAACTATGAACAGGCGGCGGCGCTTGCCCTGTACGTCCGCGGTCTGCAACCCGAGGGGATCGACATTTCGCTCGGCGGTGAGATCGGGGAGGTGGGAACCGAAAACAGCACCGTGGAGGAGCTGCGTGCGTACATGAATGGATTCAATCGCACGCTGGAGAATCAGGCCCCGGGAATGGCGGGCCTCTCGAAAATCAGTGTTCAGTCCGGAACGACACACGGCGGAGTCGTGCTGGCGGATGGCACAATTGCCGATGTGAAGATCGATCTGGACACGCTCAAAATTCTTTCGGACGTGGCCCGCGACGATTATGGGCTTGCCGGTGCGGTTCAACATGGTGCATCCACGCTTTCGGACAACGCGTTCAACAATTTTCCGCGCACCGGTACGGCCGAGATCCACCTTGCAACCAATTTTCAGACGATGCTCTATGATCGCATTCCGGCGGGGCTTCGCGCCGAGATCTATGAGTGGTTGAAGACAAATGCCGTCGACGAGCGGAAAGGAACGGATTCCGATGAGCAGTTTTTCTACAAGACGAGGAAGAAGGCGCTGGGGCCTTTCAAGAAGCGTTTCTGGGATCTCGACGCCGAATGCAAACAGGTGCTTGCGGACGCGTACGACGCCAAGTTCAACTTCCTTTTCACACAGCTTGGCGTTGCCGGCACAGCTGGAGCTGCGGCAAAGCATGTCAAGATCGTGAGGCAGCACCGGCAACAGCCCCACGAAGGAATGGCAACTGTGGCGGCTGCGCCTGATGACGCGGACCTGAGTGACTGA
- a CDS encoding MBL fold metallo-hydrolase — protein sequence MKLTFLGTGTSFGVPQVGCQCAVCKSPDPRDKRTRVGALVETDNGARLLIDTPPELRLQLISAGVDRVDAVLFTHDHADHTHGLDDIRAISNRRDAPLEMYGPADSLTRLASRFPYIFDDSIRALPGTSKPEGRAMPLADDEMTEIAGAGVLPVAVPHGQVNVFGYRIGSLGYVTDAKTLSQRAIERFTGVKVMVVNALFRSGHPTHLSIPEAIRVAQAVGAERTYLTHLTHDNFHADLEAELPHGIAPAFDGLTVRVD from the coding sequence GTGAAGCTGACTTTCCTGGGAACCGGCACCAGCTTCGGGGTGCCACAGGTTGGCTGCCAGTGTGCGGTGTGCAAGTCGCCCGACCCGCGGGATAAGCGAACCCGCGTGGGCGCGCTGGTAGAGACCGACAATGGCGCGCGTCTGTTGATCGACACGCCTCCTGAATTGCGCCTGCAGCTGATATCCGCGGGCGTCGACAGAGTCGACGCCGTGTTGTTCACCCACGACCATGCGGATCATACCCATGGACTCGACGACATTCGCGCAATCTCGAACAGACGTGATGCCCCGCTCGAGATGTATGGACCTGCCGATTCTCTCACTCGACTGGCGTCACGATTCCCATATATCTTCGACGACAGCATCCGCGCGCTTCCCGGTACTTCCAAGCCCGAAGGCCGCGCGATGCCTCTTGCCGACGACGAGATGACCGAGATTGCGGGCGCAGGAGTGCTTCCTGTTGCCGTGCCTCATGGGCAGGTAAATGTTTTCGGTTATCGTATCGGTTCCCTGGGTTACGTAACGGATGCCAAGACGCTTTCACAGCGGGCGATCGAGAGGTTCACGGGGGTGAAGGTAATGGTGGTCAACGCCCTTTTTCGGAGCGGGCACCCGACGCATCTCAGTATTCCTGAAGCCATTCGCGTCGCACAGGCAGTAGGTGCGGAGCGAACTTATCTGACGCATCTCACCCACGACAATTTTCACGCCGACCTCGAAGCCGAGCTGCCGCACGGCATAGCACCAGCTTTTGATGGACTAACCGTTCGCGTGGACTGA